One genomic region from Jilunia laotingensis encodes:
- a CDS encoding BACON domain-containing protein codes for MKNKILLASVFNLFLILFIVHGCSLEEASFTCEIKGTVYKTDGLPLEGAKLELRLADSKLETQTESDGSFIFKNVEPGLGVLISKKEEYISQKTNLFLKGKHTEHYDITLYSIAEQSFLKLNEGERIIENQDTIINISVESNVDYYLSANTDWITIPSNSFSGSNIVTLKIKENDTYLERTAEIIFKGEYDVNSKFIVTQKAGPALKLVYSENTDNPVLAQKEGVFFHFNRSVKIVKLTSTSQPSSELTVNLLNQGETVHIIGIKVPPFKESSFKLVVQATDCTQRSIPLDLKGYIARTTSIDCPTYMLFTDNTHCLAYSSSTWQIIDLPQMTPIITIPNSYLYSMPSYNTNNKMIYAIRMKGYTNYYADLYHAISGNFVEEVPLNFNSSNGLRAMIFGDNGIGLCLTNNRIYSINSHQNHQIELIPGYDITKNPHQIESLLVSNVETCDNGNGFILYGNNPINMVAYVDAATLEIKKVCNATSENYCGVSPRTPFVAISNPNSLQLINIISGTKTNFKTPSTDYNTIKLLDNGTEVTHILFIAYEKIYILQCSNNQTQEIDMRGGVWMSSSLDSQNAIFMFEVGQNCEYYLIDTNLLKLAQ; via the coding sequence ATGAAAAACAAGATTTTGTTAGCCTCAGTATTTAATCTCTTTTTAATTCTTTTCATTGTACATGGATGCTCCTTAGAAGAAGCTTCATTTACATGCGAGATAAAAGGGACGGTTTATAAAACCGATGGCCTGCCCTTGGAAGGAGCCAAATTAGAATTAAGACTTGCAGATTCTAAACTAGAAACTCAAACGGAGAGTGACGGAAGCTTTATCTTTAAAAACGTTGAGCCAGGACTGGGCGTATTAATTTCTAAAAAAGAAGAGTATATTTCTCAAAAAACAAATTTATTTTTAAAGGGGAAACATACCGAACACTATGACATTACATTATATTCCATAGCAGAGCAATCTTTCTTAAAACTTAATGAAGGCGAACGCATTATTGAGAATCAAGATACCATAATAAACATATCTGTTGAAAGTAATGTCGATTATTACTTATCAGCAAATACCGATTGGATAACAATCCCCTCTAATTCATTTTCCGGTTCCAATATAGTGACCCTAAAAATAAAAGAAAATGATACTTACTTAGAACGTACTGCAGAAATTATTTTTAAAGGAGAATATGACGTGAACTCCAAATTCATCGTAACACAAAAAGCCGGTCCCGCGCTTAAATTAGTTTACTCTGAAAATACCGATAATCCCGTTTTAGCTCAGAAAGAAGGAGTCTTTTTTCATTTCAACCGTTCCGTGAAAATAGTAAAACTAACAAGTACGTCACAGCCTTCTTCCGAACTAACAGTAAATCTCCTAAATCAAGGAGAGACAGTCCATATCATAGGAATAAAAGTACCACCATTTAAAGAATCTTCTTTCAAACTTGTCGTTCAAGCCACAGACTGCACTCAAAGAAGTATTCCTTTAGACCTGAAAGGATATATCGCTCGAACAACATCAATCGACTGTCCAACTTATATGCTATTCACCGACAATACTCACTGTTTGGCATATAGCTCCAGTACATGGCAAATAATCGATTTACCCCAAATGACTCCTATCATAACCATTCCCAACAGCTATTTATATAGTATGCCTTCCTATAATACTAATAATAAAATGATATATGCAATACGGATGAAAGGTTATACAAATTATTATGCGGATTTATATCATGCAATATCAGGTAACTTCGTAGAAGAAGTTCCACTAAACTTTAACAGTAGCAATGGTTTAAGAGCTATGATTTTCGGGGACAACGGAATCGGACTCTGTTTAACCAATAATCGTATTTATAGCATCAATTCACATCAGAACCACCAGATAGAGTTAATTCCCGGATATGATATAACTAAAAATCCACACCAAATTGAATCTCTTTTGGTCAGTAATGTAGAAACCTGCGATAACGGAAACGGATTCATTTTATATGGTAACAATCCCATTAACATGGTAGCATATGTCGACGCAGCCACATTAGAAATCAAAAAAGTTTGTAATGCGACTTCAGAAAACTATTGCGGAGTCAGCCCACGGACTCCATTTGTAGCCATAAGCAATCCAAACTCTTTGCAATTAATAAATATAATAAGTGGAACAAAAACAAACTTTAAAACTCCTTCCACAGATTATAACACCATCAAACTATTGGACAACGGCACTGAAGTAACTCATATCCTGTTTATAGCCTATGAGAAGATATATATATTACAATGTTCTAATAATCAAACACAGGAAATTGATATGCGGGGAGGAGTATGGATGTCCTCATCTCTCGATTCTCAAAATGCTATATTCATGTTTGAAGTCGGGCAAAATTGTGAGTATTATCTAATCGACACCAATCTTTTAAAACTGGCACAATGA
- a CDS encoding copper resistance protein NlpE, with product MKKMFYLTGTVLMCTFSIMSCTNSKKTSVNENHEVDSTQVMDMHNAETSLDYFGIYKGTIPAADCPGIRVTIVLNKDKTFTQQYIYIDRKDNEFNDSGTFEISRNLLTTTDKEGEKSYYKVEEGRIVMLDNDKQVIKGDLADMYVLKQEKVF from the coding sequence ATGAAAAAGATGTTCTATTTGACCGGTACCGTACTGATGTGTACATTCTCGATCATGAGCTGCACGAACAGTAAAAAGACTAGCGTGAATGAAAACCATGAAGTTGATTCCACCCAAGTGATGGATATGCACAATGCTGAAACGTCATTGGATTACTTTGGAATATACAAAGGAACAATCCCGGCTGCCGACTGCCCGGGAATCAGGGTAACAATCGTCTTGAACAAAGACAAAACATTCACCCAGCAATATATTTATATTGATCGTAAAGATAACGAATTCAACGATTCGGGAACATTTGAGATAAGCCGGAACTTGCTGACAACCACCGATAAAGAGGGAGAAAAGTCGTACTATAAAGTAGAGGAAGGGAGAATTGTGATGCTCGATAATGACAAACAGGTCATCAAAGGAGACCTTGCGGACATGTACGTGTTGAAACAAGAGAAAGTATTTTAA
- the yaaA gene encoding peroxide stress protein YaaA: MNILLSCAKTMSDVSKVKVPFTTVPRFQKEAAEVALQMSQFTVEELERLLHVNPKIAVENYKRYQAFHSEEVRELPALLAYTGIVFKRLNPKDFSDEEFRYAQDHLRLTSFCYGMLRPLDVIRPYRLEGDVQLPEEGGKTMFAFWQSRLTDLFIEEIRANGGILCYLASDEMRNLFDWKRVEREVKVVVPEFHVWKGGKLSTVVVYTKMSRGEMARYILKNQIKAPEDLKGFTWEGFEFNEQLSDDRKLIFTNGITG; this comes from the coding sequence ATGAATATACTTTTATCTTGTGCTAAAACCATGAGTGACGTTTCAAAGGTGAAAGTTCCTTTTACGACTGTTCCCCGGTTTCAGAAAGAAGCCGCTGAAGTAGCCTTGCAAATGTCGCAGTTCACGGTTGAGGAGCTTGAGCGTTTGTTGCATGTCAATCCGAAAATAGCTGTTGAGAATTATAAGCGTTATCAGGCATTCCATTCGGAGGAGGTACGTGAATTGCCAGCGCTACTGGCTTATACCGGGATCGTTTTTAAACGCCTGAATCCTAAAGATTTCTCTGATGAGGAGTTTCGTTACGCCCAGGATCACCTCCGACTCACTTCCTTCTGCTACGGTATGTTGCGTCCGTTAGACGTTATTCGTCCTTATCGCCTTGAAGGTGATGTACAGCTCCCGGAGGAAGGAGGGAAAACAATGTTTGCCTTTTGGCAAAGCCGCTTGACCGATCTGTTTATTGAAGAAATAAGAGCGAATGGCGGAATATTATGTTATTTGGCGAGTGATGAAATGCGGAATCTTTTTGACTGGAAGCGTGTGGAACGTGAGGTGAAAGTGGTTGTTCCTGAATTCCATGTTTGGAAAGGAGGGAAACTGTCTACCGTTGTCGTCTACACCAAAATGTCGCGGGGGGAGATGGCGCGTTACATATTGAAAAACCAGATTAAGGCACCGGAAGACTTGAAAGGATTTACTTGGGAAGGTTTCGAGTTTAATGAGCAGTTATCGGATGATAGGAAATTAATATTTACGAATGGAATAACCGGTTGA
- a CDS encoding sugar O-acetyltransferase, with amino-acid sequence MTEVEKMRSSQLADMSAPEIQVKFEKAKRLLAKMRCLSTYDAGYRPLLEELIPGIPASSVVCPPFHCDHGDGIRLGENVFVNANCTFLDGGYITIGAHTLIGPCVQIYTPHHPLDYVERRRPLEYAYPVTIGEDCWIGGGAVICPGVTIGDRCVIGAGSVVTKDIPNDSVAVGNPARVIKRN; translated from the coding sequence ATGACGGAAGTAGAAAAGATGCGTAGCAGCCAACTGGCTGATATGTCTGCGCCTGAGATACAGGTGAAATTTGAGAAAGCAAAAAGACTGTTGGCTAAGATGCGTTGTTTGAGTACTTATGATGCCGGATACCGGCCGTTGCTTGAAGAGTTGATACCAGGTATACCTGCCAGTTCTGTAGTTTGTCCTCCATTCCATTGCGATCATGGAGATGGTATCCGTTTGGGGGAGAATGTTTTTGTCAATGCGAATTGCACTTTCCTGGATGGTGGCTATATTACTATTGGGGCGCATACGTTGATTGGTCCCTGCGTGCAGATTTACACTCCGCACCATCCGTTGGATTATGTGGAGCGACGTCGACCTTTGGAATACGCTTATCCGGTGACTATCGGTGAAGATTGTTGGATTGGTGGCGGTGCGGTTATTTGTCCCGGAGTGACCATTGGAGACCGGTGCGTGATTGGTGCGGGTAGTGTCGTCACAAAAGATATTCCAAATGATTCCGTGGCGGTGGGCAATCCGGCACGAGTTATAAAAAGGAATTAG
- the purB gene encoding adenylosuccinate lyase produces the protein MELDLLTAISPIDGRYRGKTKALAAYFSEFALIKYRVQVEVEYFITLCELPLPQLKGVDKSIFETLRSIYRNFSETDAQRIKEIESVTNHDVKAVEYFLKEEFDKLGGLDAYKEFIHFGLTSQDINNTSVPLSIKDALEQVYYPQIEELIAQLKAYSKEWEAIPMLAKTHGQPASPTRLGKEVMVFVYRLERQLASLKACPLTAKFGGATGNYNAHHVAYPEYDWKEFGNRFVAEKLGLEREEYTTQISNYDNLSAVFDAMKRINTIMIDMNRDFWQYISMEYFKQKIKAGEVGSSAMPHKVNPIDFENAEGNLGVANALLEHLAVKLPVSRLQRDLTDSTVLRNVGMPFGHIVIAIQSSLKGLRKLLLNEPAICRDLDNCWSVVAEAIQTILRREAYPHPYEALKALTRTNQAITESSIKEFIEGLDVNEDIKKELRVITPHTYTGL, from the coding sequence ATGGAACTTGATTTACTTACGGCTATATCTCCTATTGATGGCCGTTATAGAGGCAAAACTAAAGCTTTGGCAGCTTATTTCTCTGAATTTGCGCTGATTAAATACCGTGTGCAGGTGGAAGTGGAGTACTTTATTACTTTATGTGAACTTCCTTTGCCGCAATTGAAGGGTGTGGACAAGAGCATCTTCGAAACGCTGCGTTCTATTTATCGTAACTTTTCAGAAACGGACGCTCAGCGTATCAAGGAGATAGAGAGCGTAACCAACCATGATGTAAAGGCTGTAGAATATTTCCTTAAAGAAGAATTTGACAAACTGGGCGGATTGGATGCATACAAAGAGTTTATCCATTTCGGACTCACTTCTCAGGATATAAATAATACATCCGTTCCTCTTTCTATAAAAGATGCATTGGAACAGGTCTATTATCCGCAAATTGAAGAACTGATCGCCCAATTGAAGGCGTACTCGAAGGAGTGGGAAGCAATCCCGATGCTTGCAAAAACTCACGGGCAACCTGCATCTCCGACTCGTTTGGGAAAAGAGGTGATGGTGTTTGTTTATCGCCTCGAACGCCAGTTGGCGTCATTGAAAGCTTGTCCTTTGACAGCTAAGTTTGGCGGGGCGACGGGTAATTACAATGCGCACCATGTGGCTTATCCCGAATATGACTGGAAGGAATTCGGCAATCGTTTTGTGGCTGAAAAGCTTGGATTGGAACGGGAGGAATATACCACCCAGATTTCCAATTATGACAATCTTTCTGCTGTTTTTGACGCGATGAAGCGCATCAATACGATCATGATCGATATGAACCGGGATTTCTGGCAATATATATCAATGGAATATTTTAAGCAGAAAATTAAGGCCGGTGAAGTGGGATCGAGCGCAATGCCCCATAAGGTAAACCCGATTGACTTTGAAAATGCGGAAGGCAATCTTGGAGTAGCTAATGCGCTTCTCGAGCATCTGGCGGTGAAGCTGCCCGTATCCCGTCTGCAGCGGGATCTTACAGACTCTACAGTGCTGCGCAATGTCGGTATGCCTTTCGGACACATCGTTATTGCTATCCAGAGTTCGTTGAAAGGACTTCGTAAACTGCTGTTGAATGAACCGGCTATTTGCCGCGATCTGGATAATTGCTGGAGCGTAGTGGCCGAAGCCATTCAGACAATTTTGCGCAGAGAAGCATACCCGCATCCTTATGAGGCACTGAAGGCATTGACGAGAACCAACCAAGCGATAACAGAAAGCTCTATTAAAGAGTTTATTGAAGGCTTGGATGTCAATGAAGATATTAAAAAAGAATTAAGAGTGATTACCCCGCATACTTATACGGGGCTTTGA
- a CDS encoding pseudouridine synthase, whose translation MSTENEEWRDNFNEENAEGGRDGNRSYNREGGYNRPSYNREGGDRPYRPRFNPNREGGDRPQRPYGDRSYGDRPQRPNYNREGGDRPYRPRFNSNSEGGDRPYRPRFNSNNEGGDRPQRSYGDRSYGDRPQRSNYNQGGGNRPYRPRYNNNDEGGERSYGDRPQRPNYNREGGDRPYRPRFNNGGEGRPQGFARPQQRRTADYNPNAKYSKKKQIEYKEQFVDPNEPIRLNKFLANAGVCSRREADEFITAGVVSVNGEVVTELGTKIKRSDIVKFHDQPVSIERKVYVLLNKPKDCVTTSDDPQARKTVMDLVKGACSERIYPVGRLDRNTTGVLLLTNDGDLASKLTHPKFLKKKIYHVYLDKNLTKADMEQIAAGIQLEDGEIHADAISYSDEVKRDQVGIEIHSGKNRIVRRIFESLGYKVMKLDRVFFAGLTKKGLRRGEWRYLTEQEVNFLRMGSFE comes from the coding sequence ATGAGCACAGAAAACGAAGAATGGCGTGATAACTTTAATGAAGAGAACGCCGAAGGAGGCCGTGACGGTAACAGATCTTACAACAGGGAGGGTGGATATAATCGTCCTTCTTACAATCGTGAGGGTGGCGATCGCCCGTATCGTCCGAGATTTAATCCTAATCGTGAAGGGGGTGACCGTCCGCAACGTCCTTATGGAGATCGTTCCTATGGTGACCGTCCGCAACGTCCAAATTATAATCGTGAGGGAGGTGACCGTCCGTATCGCCCCAGATTTAACTCAAATAGTGAAGGTGGGGATCGTCCGTACCGTCCCAGATTTAATTCTAACAATGAAGGAGGTGACCGCCCGCAGCGCTCCTACGGTGATCGCTCTTATGGTGACCGTCCGCAGCGTTCTAATTATAATCAGGGAGGTGGCAATCGCCCGTATCGCCCACGCTATAATAATAACGATGAAGGTGGCGAACGCTCTTATGGCGACCGTCCGCAACGTCCTAATTATAATCGCGAAGGAGGAGATCGCCCGTATCGTCCGCGTTTTAATAATGGTGGAGAAGGTCGTCCGCAAGGGTTTGCGCGTCCACAGCAACGTCGCACCGCGGATTATAACCCCAATGCTAAATATAGCAAGAAGAAACAGATAGAGTATAAAGAGCAGTTCGTAGATCCGAATGAACCGATCCGTTTGAATAAATTCCTTGCCAATGCCGGAGTTTGCTCCCGTCGCGAGGCTGATGAATTCATTACGGCAGGAGTCGTTTCCGTAAACGGTGAAGTGGTGACAGAATTGGGTACGAAGATCAAACGTTCTGACATTGTGAAGTTTCATGACCAGCCGGTGAGCATTGAACGTAAAGTATATGTTCTGCTGAATAAACCCAAAGATTGCGTGACTACTTCCGATGATCCGCAAGCGCGCAAGACCGTGATGGATTTGGTAAAAGGGGCTTGTAGTGAACGTATCTATCCTGTAGGACGTCTTGACCGCAACACGACAGGTGTTCTTTTGCTGACTAACGATGGCGATTTGGCTTCCAAGCTAACTCATCCGAAGTTCCTGAAGAAGAAGATCTATCATGTATATTTGGATAAGAACCTGACGAAGGCGGATATGGAGCAGATTGCTGCAGGTATCCAGCTTGAAGATGGTGAAATCCATGCGGATGCCATCAGCTACTCTGATGAAGTCAAACGAGATCAGGTAGGAATTGAAATACATTCCGGCAAAAACCGTATCGTCCGTCGTATTTTTGAATCATTGGGATATAAAGTCATGAAATTGGATCGAGTATTCTTTGCCGGTCTGACGAAGAAAGGCCTTCGCCGTGGTGAATGGCGTTATTTGACGGAGCAGGAAGTAAACTTCCTCCGCATGGGGTCTTTTGAATAA
- the asnS gene encoding asparagine--tRNA ligase — protein MEKISRTKIVDLMKREDFGTMVNVKGWVRTRRGSKQVNFIALNDGSTINNVQIVVDLANFDEEMLKLITTGACLSVNGVMVESVGSGQKVEVQAREIEVLGACDNTYPLQKKGHSMEFLREIAHLRPRTNTFGAVFRIRHNMAIAIHKFFHEKGFFYFHTPIITASDCEGAGQMFQVTTKNLYDLKKDENGSIIYDDDFFGKQASLTVSGQLEGELAATALGAIYTFGPTFRAENSNTPRHLAEFWMIEPEVAFNDIADNMDLAEEFIKYCVQWALDNCADDVKFLNDMFDKGLIERLQSVLKEDFVRLPYTEGIKILEEAVAKGHKFEFPVYWGVDLASEHERYLVEEHFKRPVILTDYPKEIKAFYMKQNEDGKTVRAMDVLFPKIGEIIGGSERESDYGKLITRIEELNIPMKDMWWYLDTRKFGTCPHSGFGLGFERLLLFVTGMTNIRDVIPFPRTPRNADF, from the coding sequence ATGGAGAAGATTAGTAGAACAAAAATTGTTGACCTGATGAAGCGCGAGGATTTCGGCACGATGGTCAATGTGAAAGGATGGGTACGTACCCGCAGAGGTAGTAAACAAGTTAACTTTATCGCACTGAATGATGGTTCTACAATAAATAATGTGCAAATCGTTGTCGATCTGGCTAACTTCGATGAAGAGATGCTGAAACTTATCACGACCGGTGCTTGTTTGAGCGTAAACGGTGTGATGGTCGAATCAGTCGGCTCCGGTCAGAAAGTAGAAGTTCAAGCACGTGAGATAGAAGTGCTGGGTGCTTGTGACAATACTTATCCGTTGCAGAAGAAAGGACATTCTATGGAATTTCTTCGTGAAATAGCACATTTACGTCCTCGGACAAATACATTCGGCGCGGTTTTCCGTATCCGTCACAATATGGCAATAGCTATCCATAAGTTTTTCCATGAAAAAGGATTTTTCTATTTCCATACTCCGATTATCACAGCTTCGGACTGTGAGGGTGCAGGGCAGATGTTCCAAGTTACTACGAAGAACTTGTACGATCTGAAGAAAGATGAAAACGGTTCCATTATTTACGATGACGACTTTTTCGGAAAGCAAGCCAGTTTGACTGTTTCCGGTCAGTTGGAAGGTGAATTGGCTGCAACCGCCTTAGGTGCTATCTACACATTTGGCCCTACGTTTCGTGCGGAGAACTCAAATACCCCTCGTCATCTTGCCGAATTTTGGATGATAGAACCGGAGGTTGCTTTCAACGATATTGCGGACAATATGGATCTGGCTGAAGAGTTCATTAAGTATTGTGTGCAGTGGGCTTTGGACAATTGTGCCGATGATGTGAAGTTCCTAAACGATATGTTCGATAAAGGATTGATTGAACGCTTGCAGAGTGTCCTGAAAGAAGATTTTGTTCGCTTGCCTTATACCGAAGGAATTAAGATCCTGGAAGAAGCAGTGGCGAAGGGGCATAAGTTTGAATTCCCCGTTTATTGGGGAGTCGATCTGGCTTCGGAACATGAACGTTATTTAGTCGAAGAGCATTTTAAACGTCCGGTTATTCTTACTGACTATCCGAAAGAGATTAAAGCTTTCTACATGAAGCAGAACGAGGATGGAAAGACAGTTCGTGCCATGGACGTATTGTTCCCGAAAATTGGCGAAATAATTGGCGGCTCCGAACGCGAATCCGATTACGGCAAGCTTATAACCCGTATTGAAGAGCTTAACATACCGATGAAAGATATGTGGTGGTATCTGGATACACGTAAATTCGGTACATGTCCACACTCTGGTTTTGGTCTGGGATTTGAACGTTTATTGCTGTTTGTAACAGGTATGACCAATATCCGTGATGTAATTCCTTTCCCGCGTACTCCGCGTAATGCCGATTTCTAA
- a CDS encoding DUF4488 domain-containing protein produces the protein MKKLNFFTMLAAMLLVVSGVMAQKKAKFEPANLKGIWQLCHYVSELPDVPGVLKPSNTFKVLSNDGRIVNFTIIPGQDAIITGYGTYEQISADAYKESIEKNIHLPMLDNKDNILQFELEDDDLLHLKYYIAKDLNGNELNCWFHETWKRVEMPAVFPEDIVR, from the coding sequence ATGAAAAAACTCAACTTCTTTACCATGCTTGCAGCTATGCTGCTTGTGGTATCAGGTGTTATGGCTCAGAAAAAAGCAAAGTTTGAACCTGCCAACTTGAAGGGTATCTGGCAATTGTGTCATTACGTGTCGGAGCTTCCCGATGTTCCGGGCGTGTTAAAACCGAGTAATACATTTAAAGTGTTGAGCAATGACGGGAGGATTGTGAATTTTACCATAATCCCTGGTCAAGATGCCATTATTACCGGGTATGGCACTTATGAACAGATTTCTGCCGATGCTTATAAGGAGAGCATAGAAAAGAACATTCACCTCCCCATGCTTGACAATAAGGATAATATTCTACAATTCGAGCTTGAAGACGATGACCTATTGCATTTAAAATATTACATAGCTAAGGATTTAAACGGGAATGAACTGAATTGTTGGTTTCACGAAACATGGAAGCGGGTTGAAATGCCGGCTGTATTTCCGGAAGATATTGTGAGGTAG
- a CDS encoding Omp28-related outer membrane protein, which produces MKKFYSLLVVGCLMLLQGVAFAQNGSRLMKSPVQMDVKQVQSRSAESSVELGYCDDGIVGGLGIGRTYSLSGAIYITPEQAKLYENDQIESISIGLSSNVTKCSVFIVKELGGTKLAEQNVGNASFGWKDVKLNNPYTITGEGFYVGYTCTGDGQIGLSNTQSENSVFVELDGKWDDNADQFPALCIRANVAGDNMPNDFNLINVEDCISKVGESFILSGVVKSMTTIPVTNYEIKYAIGDGAYASQTIEKALSANMLDSFRIEVPAITEIGEYTLHVAVSKINGNPDDYEGNSTKECIVRCKEYVFPYKIVVEEGTGTWCGWCPRGIVGMREMKKKYPDSFIGIAVHADDPMKTSSYTALLSNLKGYPGCIVNRNKDLVFDPAFANLEKAYLDEIKKGADVGITVAAQFASEDQKVVEISTQTVFGYSMENAAFRIAFVVLENGVTGYKQTNNYAGGRNGEMGGFESLSGSAKIDFDDVARGIYKSYNGTLSSVPTTVVKGETYAYSYELTLPTTIQNKNNLEIVALLINSTTKEIVNADKVELKVEATGIDQVQEHSSINVYAEAGEIRVSGDYDTLQVYTTEGVEILNSQLNSGVYLVRIVAGNHIYVKKIAL; this is translated from the coding sequence ATGAAGAAATTTTATTCGTTGTTAGTGGTCGGTTGCTTGATGCTACTTCAAGGTGTGGCGTTTGCGCAGAATGGGAGTCGATTAATGAAAAGTCCTGTACAAATGGATGTGAAACAAGTACAGAGCCGTAGTGCTGAATCGTCGGTTGAGTTAGGCTATTGCGATGATGGAATTGTTGGTGGCCTCGGAATAGGACGGACGTATTCGTTGTCCGGTGCCATTTATATCACACCGGAGCAAGCAAAGCTATATGAAAACGATCAAATAGAAAGTATCAGTATCGGATTATCGAGCAATGTAACAAAGTGTTCTGTGTTCATTGTAAAAGAATTGGGTGGAACGAAATTAGCGGAACAGAATGTCGGAAATGCTTCTTTCGGATGGAAAGATGTTAAATTGAATAATCCATATACAATTACCGGTGAGGGATTTTATGTCGGATATACATGTACCGGAGATGGACAAATCGGCTTATCGAATACACAATCGGAAAATAGTGTGTTTGTCGAACTCGATGGAAAATGGGATGATAATGCCGATCAATTTCCTGCACTGTGTATTCGTGCGAATGTGGCAGGTGATAATATGCCCAATGACTTTAATCTGATTAACGTTGAAGATTGCATATCGAAAGTTGGTGAAAGTTTTATTTTGTCAGGAGTGGTAAAGAGTATGACTACCATCCCAGTAACAAATTATGAAATAAAATATGCCATAGGTGACGGAGCGTATGCTTCACAAACAATTGAAAAAGCATTAAGTGCAAATATGTTGGATTCATTCCGAATAGAGGTTCCGGCTATAACTGAAATAGGGGAATACACATTGCATGTTGCTGTATCAAAAATTAACGGAAATCCTGATGACTATGAGGGGAATAGCACAAAGGAGTGTATTGTAAGGTGCAAAGAATATGTATTCCCTTATAAAATAGTGGTAGAAGAAGGTACCGGTACTTGGTGTGGTTGGTGTCCTCGTGGAATTGTAGGAATGCGGGAAATGAAAAAGAAATATCCGGATTCATTTATCGGAATTGCCGTCCACGCTGACGATCCCATGAAAACCAGCAGCTATACAGCTCTTTTAAGCAATTTAAAAGGCTATCCCGGTTGCATTGTTAATCGAAATAAAGACCTTGTTTTTGATCCGGCATTTGCGAATTTAGAAAAAGCATACTTGGATGAAATAAAGAAGGGAGCCGATGTGGGAATTACTGTAGCAGCTCAATTTGCTTCTGAAGATCAAAAGGTTGTTGAAATAAGCACTCAAACAGTGTTTGGGTATTCTATGGAAAATGCAGCATTTCGTATAGCATTTGTCGTGCTTGAAAATGGAGTTACGGGTTACAAGCAGACAAATAACTATGCTGGAGGTCGTAACGGGGAAATGGGAGGCTTTGAAAGCTTATCAGGTTCGGCTAAGATAGATTTTGATGATGTAGCGCGGGGGATTTATAAATCGTATAATGGTACATTAAGCAGCGTGCCGACTACAGTCGTTAAGGGAGAGACTTATGCCTATTCATATGAATTGACATTGCCTACTACTATCCAAAATAAAAACAATCTTGAGATTGTTGCATTATTAATCAACTCTACTACTAAAGAAATTGTAAATGCGGATAAAGTGGAGTTAAAAGTAGAGGCTACTGGGATTGATCAGGTGCAGGAACATTCCAGTATAAATGTTTATGCTGAAGCTGGAGAAATTAGAGTAAGCGGAGATTATGATACCTTACAGGTATATACCACAGAAGGTGTTGAGATTCTTAATTCTCAACTTAATTCGGGTGTCTATCTAGTAAGGATAGTGGCTGGCAATCATATTTATGTAAAGAAGATAGCATTATAA
- the rplM gene encoding 50S ribosomal protein L13, with protein sequence MDTLSYKTISANEATVTKEWVIVDATDQTLGRLGAKVAKLLRGKYKPNFTPHVDCGDNVIIINADKVKLTGNKWNDRVYLSYTGYPGGQREMTPARLITKPNGEDRLLRKVVKGMLPKNRLGAKLLKNLYVYAGSEHKQDAQNPKSIDINLLK encoded by the coding sequence GTGGATACTTTAAGTTACAAGACCATTTCTGCAAACGAAGCAACTGTAACCAAAGAATGGGTTATTGTTGACGCAACAGACCAAACGCTGGGTCGTCTGGGTGCGAAAGTTGCGAAACTGTTGAGAGGAAAGTATAAACCAAACTTTACTCCTCATGTAGATTGCGGTGATAATGTTATCATCATCAACGCAGACAAAGTAAAATTAACAGGTAACAAATGGAATGACAGAGTTTATTTGTCATACACCGGTTATCCGGGCGGTCAGAGAGAAATGACTCCTGCTCGTTTGATTACAAAACCTAACGGTGAAGACCGATTGCTGAGAAAAGTAGTAAAGGGTATGCTCCCGAAAAACAGACTGGGAGCTAAACTGTTGAAGAACTTGTATGTTTACGCTGGTAGCGAACACAAACAGGATGCACAGAACCCGAAATCAATTGATATAAACTTACTTAAATAA